From a single Natronorubrum tibetense GA33 genomic region:
- the nasA gene encoding assimilatory nitrate reductase NasA, producing MRCAVGCGHVQRAVDQGYGLDVVRGDGAHPTNNGLACQRGISETVAPGGEWLTRPLVRRDGELAPTTWETALERAAEGLDTALEDGPDSVSVLGSGQQTNEAAYALGKLARGGFGTRYYDANTTLCMASAVTAYYDAFGSDAPPPTYDDIPEAKTHLVWGANPAAAHPVMFRWINHSAQQDGSELIVVDPVGSVTSKVADHHVPVEPGGDLDLARAVLARVVDTDRVDEAFVAEATEGFDELRAQLPDAETAAEAAGVSLADVDRIADALEDPTLIYWGMGINQSVNGTAASGALIDLCLATGNLRPGSGPFSLTGQANSMGTRICSSKGSWPGQRPFTDPEHREVVADAWDVPVSRLPDDTGPGPVGIVDAIGDDVSAVYAVATNPVAGMPDATQVRERLEDAFLVVQDAFRSETAEFADVVLPAATWGESEGTTTNMERTVSRVRAATETPSGIKTDLELIGQLADRLVPDLFDEPLEPKSTFEELAALTAGTPADLSGIDYERLEAEVAVRWPVPEPDVSAGYRYYEGPLADGGERTDDAGTGAGEADESWSFPTPSGRAQFSTGEARPLPEPTDEQFPLTLTTGRRPDAYNTGVRTREDDPPTARVSPATAAALTDELDDWESAADEDGADDAAKYTQVVSRRASVTARVEADESIPDGVVWLPIHHPAVNDLTVSDVDPRSKEPNFKQCAVRLEGSHERETRAVTEVST from the coding sequence ATGCGCTGTGCGGTCGGCTGCGGACACGTTCAGCGAGCCGTCGACCAGGGATACGGCCTTGACGTCGTCCGGGGCGACGGTGCCCACCCGACGAACAACGGACTCGCCTGCCAGCGCGGCATCAGTGAGACCGTCGCTCCCGGCGGCGAGTGGCTGACGCGGCCGCTCGTTCGCCGGGACGGCGAACTGGCCCCGACGACCTGGGAGACTGCCCTCGAGCGCGCCGCAGAGGGGCTCGATACGGCACTCGAGGACGGCCCGGACAGCGTCTCCGTGCTCGGCAGCGGCCAGCAGACCAACGAAGCGGCCTACGCACTCGGCAAACTCGCCCGCGGCGGGTTCGGCACTCGGTACTACGACGCCAACACGACGCTCTGTATGGCGTCGGCCGTCACCGCCTACTACGACGCCTTCGGCAGCGACGCGCCGCCGCCGACCTACGACGATATTCCCGAAGCGAAAACGCACCTCGTCTGGGGAGCCAACCCCGCGGCCGCCCACCCGGTCATGTTCCGGTGGATAAATCACTCGGCCCAACAGGACGGCTCCGAACTGATCGTGGTCGACCCCGTCGGGAGTGTGACCAGCAAGGTTGCCGACCACCACGTCCCCGTCGAACCGGGCGGCGACCTCGACCTCGCCCGCGCGGTCCTCGCCCGCGTCGTCGACACCGACCGCGTCGACGAGGCGTTCGTGGCCGAGGCGACGGAGGGATTCGACGAACTGCGAGCGCAACTTCCCGACGCCGAGACGGCCGCCGAAGCCGCCGGGGTCTCCCTCGCGGACGTCGACCGGATCGCTGACGCGCTCGAGGATCCCACGCTCATCTACTGGGGGATGGGGATCAATCAGAGCGTCAACGGGACGGCGGCGTCGGGCGCGTTAATCGATCTCTGTCTCGCGACGGGAAACCTCCGCCCCGGCTCCGGTCCGTTCTCGTTGACCGGGCAGGCGAACTCGATGGGCACTCGCATCTGCTCGTCGAAGGGAAGCTGGCCAGGCCAGCGCCCCTTCACCGACCCCGAACACCGCGAGGTCGTCGCGGACGCCTGGGACGTTCCCGTCTCGCGACTCCCGGACGATACCGGCCCCGGTCCGGTCGGCATCGTCGACGCGATCGGCGACGATGTCTCGGCCGTCTACGCCGTTGCGACCAATCCCGTCGCTGGCATGCCCGACGCGACGCAGGTTCGCGAGCGACTCGAGGACGCCTTCCTCGTCGTCCAGGACGCCTTCCGGAGCGAAACGGCCGAGTTCGCCGATGTCGTCCTGCCGGCAGCGACGTGGGGCGAATCCGAGGGGACGACGACCAACATGGAACGGACCGTCTCACGCGTGCGCGCTGCGACGGAGACGCCGTCGGGGATCAAGACGGACCTCGAGTTGATCGGCCAGCTCGCCGATCGACTCGTCCCCGACCTGTTCGACGAACCGCTCGAGCCGAAATCGACCTTCGAGGAGTTGGCGGCGCTGACTGCCGGGACGCCCGCCGACCTCTCGGGAATCGACTACGAACGTCTCGAGGCCGAGGTCGCGGTTCGGTGGCCGGTTCCCGAGCCGGACGTCTCGGCCGGCTATCGCTACTACGAGGGACCGCTGGCCGACGGCGGCGAGAGGACTGACGATGCTGGTACCGGTGCTGGCGAGGCCGACGAATCGTGGTCGTTTCCGACCCCTTCCGGCCGCGCGCAGTTCTCGACGGGCGAGGCTCGGCCGCTCCCGGAGCCGACCGACGAGCAGTTCCCGCTGACGCTGACGACGGGGCGGCGACCGGACGCCTACAACACGGGCGTTCGCACTCGCGAGGACGACCCGCCGACGGCGCGCGTCAGTCCCGCGACCGCCGCGGCGCTCACGGACGAACTCGACGACTGGGAGTCGGCCGCGGACGAGGACGGGGCCGACGACGCCGCGAAGTACACGCAGGTTGTCTCCCGCCGAGCCTCGGTCACGGCCCGCGTCGAGGCCGACGAGTCGATTCCCGACGGCGTCGTCTGGCTTCCGATCCACCACCCCGCCGTCAACGATCTCACCGTTTCGGACGTCGATCCGCGATCGAAGGAGCCGAACTTCAAACAGTGTGCGGTGCGACTCGAGGGGTCTCACGAGCGGGAGACCAGGGCCGTCACCGAAGTCAGCACCTGA
- a CDS encoding glutamate-cysteine ligase family protein, with product MNTSIEVEYWVIDTDGELTSPGALAEISDQTEREFVEPLFELKTPPCETIDELQRTFVVELDDVLSRARRVDKRLVPLGTPINSDEIERRPDERGRIQKEVVGENFDYAKYCAGTHIHVEKRNVTDQLNTLIALDAALALVNSSPYFQGERIASSARAYCYRKKSYEEFPKHGQLWHYVESVGEWHRRLENRYDEFKQAALEEGIDESEVEEHFSPDDVVWTPIRLREAMPTVEWRSPDAALPSQLLRLADELQSVMEQLHHTTVEIERDSDPRNTGHVTSDGISLPEFDTACDLAETAMHDGLDSTEVTRYLDRMGFSVDDYHPISTRIDGRQFVPKSDARDLRLEYASLLEEDVDRLVQSLEV from the coding sequence ATGAATACGAGCATCGAAGTCGAGTACTGGGTGATCGACACCGACGGAGAACTCACGTCCCCGGGCGCACTGGCGGAGATTTCCGACCAGACTGAACGCGAGTTCGTCGAGCCGCTGTTCGAGCTGAAAACGCCCCCGTGTGAGACGATCGACGAGCTGCAGCGGACGTTCGTCGTGGAACTCGACGACGTCCTCTCGAGAGCGAGGCGAGTTGACAAACGGCTCGTCCCGCTGGGGACGCCGATCAACAGCGACGAAATCGAGCGCCGACCCGACGAACGCGGCCGGATCCAGAAGGAAGTCGTCGGCGAGAACTTCGACTACGCGAAGTACTGCGCCGGCACGCACATCCACGTCGAGAAGCGAAACGTCACCGACCAGCTCAACACGCTCATCGCGCTGGACGCCGCGCTCGCGCTGGTCAACTCCTCGCCGTACTTCCAGGGCGAACGGATCGCCAGCAGCGCCCGCGCCTACTGCTACCGGAAGAAGAGCTACGAGGAGTTCCCCAAACACGGCCAGCTCTGGCACTACGTCGAGAGCGTCGGCGAGTGGCACCGTCGCCTCGAGAACCGCTACGACGAGTTCAAGCAGGCCGCCCTCGAGGAAGGGATCGACGAATCTGAAGTCGAGGAACACTTCTCGCCCGACGACGTCGTCTGGACGCCGATCCGTCTGCGCGAGGCGATGCCGACGGTCGAGTGGCGCTCGCCGGACGCCGCGCTGCCGAGTCAACTCCTTCGATTGGCCGACGAACTCCAGTCCGTGATGGAGCAACTGCACCACACAACCGTGGAAATCGAACGCGACAGCGACCCCAGAAACACCGGTCACGTCACGAGCGACGGCATCAGCCTCCCCGAGTTCGACACCGCCTGCGACCTCGCCGAAACCGCGATGCACGACGGGCTCGACTCGACCGAGGTCACGAGATACCTCGACCGGATGGGCTTTTCCGTCGACGACTACCACCCCATCTCGACGCGAATCGACGGCCGGCAGTTCGTCCCCAAAAGTGACGCCCGCGACCTGCGATTAGAGTACGCGAGTCTGCTCGAAGAGGACGTCGACCGCCTCGTGCAGTCGCTCGAGGTGTAA
- a CDS encoding YciE/YciF ferroxidase family protein: protein MSTASTTPHDALVAQLERLYYIEQTLQSALKTLSTDVAVDSLDDIRELECREQLQYVIDGHREDTEVHLERIERAFDALDTEPDSRPVPELDGLIADKEAFNNVVLNDAIRPLYYIQTVLQLEAIECTVYETTMALATELEASGASKTSRTGDNAIEGASEVVDALQDSYDDERQVRSELESLLDGEAVETLLEAHPVDNTSRETLDRSWRDQS from the coding sequence ATGAGTACCGCATCGACGACCCCACACGACGCGCTCGTCGCCCAGTTAGAACGGCTGTACTACATCGAGCAGACGTTACAGTCCGCGCTCAAAACGCTCTCGACCGACGTCGCGGTCGACTCGCTCGACGACATACGCGAACTGGAGTGTCGCGAGCAACTCCAGTACGTGATCGACGGCCACCGCGAGGACACCGAGGTCCACCTCGAGCGGATCGAACGGGCCTTCGACGCCCTCGACACGGAGCCCGACAGCCGACCAGTTCCGGAACTCGACGGCCTGATCGCCGACAAGGAGGCGTTCAACAACGTCGTGTTGAACGACGCGATTCGACCGCTGTACTACATCCAGACGGTCCTGCAACTCGAGGCGATCGAGTGTACGGTCTACGAGACGACGATGGCGCTGGCGACCGAACTCGAGGCCAGCGGAGCGTCGAAGACGTCTCGAACCGGCGACAACGCGATCGAGGGCGCCAGCGAGGTCGTCGACGCGCTGCAGGACAGCTACGACGACGAGCGACAGGTCCGGAGCGAACTCGAGTCGCTGCTCGACGGCGAGGCCGTGGAAACGCTGCTCGAGGCGCATCCGGTCGACAACACTTCGCGGGAAACGCTCGACCGCTCCTGGCGTGACCAATCGTAA
- a CDS encoding DUF6789 family protein, with product MSLSNRLRRLRSTSESKEGPESMAEQSRAEHATYAAIRGLQAGFVATIIMTAFRLPILRSLPPSANFYSQYVSGGDPEDHPVAGLLLHFAYGIQAGALFGGLFALQDAERSIEPEQRGIVWGSIYGMALSAFGSQIMLKEVLDIRLEADELALFHAGHLIYGLSLGAWVGSRTEGVEDPKEDYEYDDGN from the coding sequence ATGTCGCTATCAAATCGATTACGACGGCTGCGGTCGACGAGCGAGTCCAAGGAGGGCCCGGAATCGATGGCCGAGCAGTCGCGAGCGGAACACGCCACCTACGCGGCGATTCGCGGGCTCCAGGCGGGGTTCGTCGCGACGATCATCATGACGGCCTTTCGGCTCCCGATCCTGCGGTCGCTGCCCCCGTCGGCGAACTTCTACTCGCAGTACGTCTCCGGCGGCGACCCGGAGGACCATCCGGTCGCCGGACTGCTCTTGCACTTCGCCTACGGGATTCAGGCGGGGGCCCTCTTTGGCGGGCTGTTCGCGCTTCAGGACGCTGAACGCTCGATCGAACCCGAACAGCGCGGCATCGTCTGGGGATCGATCTACGGAATGGCCCTCTCCGCGTTTGGCTCACAGATCATGCTGAAGGAGGTACTGGATATTCGACTCGAGGCCGACGAACTCGCGCTGTTCCACGCCGGTCACCTCATCTACGGACTCTCCCTCGGCGCGTGGGTCGGCTCCCGCACCGAGGGCGTCGAAGACCCGAAGGAGGACTACGAGTACGACGACGGCAACTGA
- a CDS encoding DUF5789 family protein, whose translation MSHTDDTGDEARSIELGAVSQLFGDTTFPLTTDEVLAEFADVEISYPHQSDTLETVLETSGHETYESRNELELAILNGVRRDAVGRPRYSDRGDSPHDTDEVRMQQSF comes from the coding sequence ATGAGCCACACCGATGACACCGGCGACGAGGCCAGATCGATCGAGCTTGGGGCCGTCAGCCAGCTGTTCGGTGACACGACGTTCCCGCTGACGACGGACGAGGTGCTGGCGGAGTTCGCCGATGTCGAGATCAGTTACCCCCACCAGTCGGATACGCTAGAGACGGTCCTCGAGACCTCCGGTCACGAGACCTACGAGAGCCGGAACGAACTCGAGTTGGCGATCCTGAACGGCGTCCGGCGCGACGCCGTCGGTCGGCCGCGCTACAGCGACCGGGGCGACAGCCCCCACGATACCGACGAGGTTCGGATGCAACAGTCGTTCTGA
- a CDS encoding twin-arginine translocase subunit TatC, which produces MSDESVDDRDGEDPVDEAAEPREADDERPPSDEDHDGESDQPVETDGEGIVDRPDSIDEPSYPDPDDDVGGISTPPDDEEMPLADHIEEMVLRFAVVLLVGAAGTSIGLLFASDAISYVWTDIFPYASEEVPPPHVYHPLELWLTRIKFSALLGIMVALPVFVYQCYLFMRPGLYPHERKYYLAAVPMSVVLAALGMLFSYVLVLPVLFQYFTFYAEGSANIAYALGETFDLVITLTGFLAIVFQIPLFIMLAIMMGVTTRRWLAQKRLYFWAAFFGLSFMFTMDPTMMAPILVALTMILLFEGTLFVLKWVGRE; this is translated from the coding sequence ATGTCGGACGAGTCGGTGGACGACAGGGATGGTGAGGATCCCGTCGACGAAGCCGCGGAGCCACGGGAGGCGGACGACGAGCGCCCGCCTTCCGACGAGGATCACGATGGTGAGTCCGATCAACCGGTCGAAACCGACGGTGAGGGCATCGTCGATCGTCCCGACAGTATCGACGAACCCTCCTACCCCGATCCGGACGACGATGTCGGCGGCATCTCGACGCCGCCGGACGACGAGGAGATGCCGCTGGCCGACCACATCGAAGAGATGGTGCTCCGGTTCGCGGTCGTCTTGCTCGTCGGCGCGGCCGGGACCTCGATCGGACTGCTGTTCGCCTCGGACGCGATCAGCTACGTCTGGACGGATATCTTCCCCTACGCGTCCGAAGAGGTGCCGCCGCCGCACGTCTACCACCCGCTCGAGCTATGGCTGACCCGGATCAAGTTCTCGGCGCTGCTGGGGATTATGGTGGCGCTGCCGGTGTTCGTCTACCAATGTTACCTGTTCATGCGACCGGGGCTCTACCCCCACGAGCGCAAGTACTACCTCGCGGCGGTGCCGATGAGTGTCGTCCTCGCCGCGCTCGGAATGCTGTTTTCCTACGTGCTCGTGTTGCCGGTGCTCTTCCAGTACTTCACGTTCTACGCCGAGGGAAGCGCGAACATCGCGTACGCGCTCGGCGAGACGTTCGACCTGGTCATCACGCTGACCGGCTTCCTCGCGATCGTCTTCCAGATTCCGCTGTTCATCATGCTCGCGATCATGATGGGCGTGACGACCCGCCGCTGGCTGGCGCAGAAACGGCTGTACTTCTGGGCAGCCTTCTTCGGGCTCTCCTTTATGTTCACCATGGACCCGACGATGATGGCTCCCATCCTCGTCGCGCTCACCATGATCCTGCTGTTCGAGGGGACGCTGTTCGTCCTGAAGTGGGTCGGGCGGGAGTGA
- a CDS encoding twin-arginine translocase subunit TatC, translated as MSSAVGEDTAKAINTGRETIGAVLSGAQTHLQKVFIVFTIGFVGSFYALRIWIWGFLEATAKAEMDPTVAEATEIITRTPFEVILLQAKIGLLVGIIIAIPALLYFSRDALRKRGIESVVPVSKSYVAGFALTSITLFCIGLFYAYAIFFPYAFDFLGTVAHDAGVNPSWGITEFTEFIALLTLSFGLAAQLPLLMSVLSYTEIVSYETFRDKWRHAIVAITVFGAMFSPPDPFTLIMWAIPLVALYVFSLGLAKVVANIRRRGAAELDTGTGFMKRRVLQFSGGLVLVAVAAAAFVNQGGFDYLEESVYPLLPSGFRPEGTFGLESMAAEYGLLGDAAVAGIVAASVGFLVLVGYTIKVLQGPVYPREGDIRGAEDHEDIDFETLAAEDIDEVPTQVFLAMDEETALEYSRQAMYDDNREKAQAILDRYDGLEEQRQANASEGDSADGAAGAAGGSAAASGGEDEESLFSSTAAGMLDPFTEEETTEEDIGGYAYDLAFIVDSLTSKTIYIVGVFMAVLGGTFLALYQGGFGIILAQFVDRVPPEVLDEVTEGSVETGEVTPELIGELGLVIALHPVEVLIFMVKVSTILAFIAIAPMIMYWGWPAAKERGLVRGDPRVFLVWGGGLFAGFGVGLFLGFYWIAPMVISYLITDAVQNGMVVTYRINSFSWLVIYTTLGVGFLFNIIVTMALFHIGGIVSYRTMLKRWRPIVVGIFTAAAFLSPKGILTMLLVAIPIALTYMLGLAVLYVLTGGGRLFGGGGGKSAPEPESDAGAAE; from the coding sequence ATGAGTTCTGCCGTCGGAGAGGATACGGCCAAAGCAATCAACACCGGCCGTGAAACCATCGGCGCAGTGTTGTCTGGCGCGCAGACCCATCTTCAGAAGGTGTTCATCGTATTCACCATCGGCTTCGTCGGCTCCTTCTACGCACTCCGGATATGGATCTGGGGCTTTCTCGAGGCGACGGCGAAAGCGGAGATGGATCCGACCGTCGCAGAGGCGACGGAGATCATCACGCGAACCCCATTCGAGGTTATTCTCTTGCAGGCGAAGATCGGTTTGCTCGTGGGGATAATCATCGCGATTCCGGCACTGCTGTATTTCTCGCGGGACGCGCTCCGTAAACGCGGTATCGAATCGGTCGTTCCGGTCTCGAAGAGTTACGTGGCTGGGTTCGCGTTGACCTCGATTACCCTGTTCTGTATCGGTCTCTTCTACGCTTACGCAATCTTCTTCCCCTACGCCTTCGACTTCCTCGGAACCGTCGCCCACGACGCCGGTGTCAACCCGAGTTGGGGGATCACCGAGTTTACCGAGTTCATCGCCCTGCTGACGCTCTCGTTTGGGCTGGCCGCACAGCTTCCGCTGCTGATGAGCGTTCTCTCGTACACCGAGATCGTCTCCTACGAGACGTTCCGAGACAAGTGGCGTCACGCGATCGTCGCCATCACGGTCTTCGGCGCGATGTTCTCCCCGCCGGATCCGTTCACGCTGATCATGTGGGCGATTCCGCTCGTCGCCCTCTACGTGTTCAGCCTCGGACTCGCGAAGGTCGTCGCCAACATCCGCCGACGCGGCGCGGCCGAACTCGACACCGGCACCGGCTTCATGAAACGGCGAGTCCTGCAGTTCAGCGGCGGACTGGTGCTCGTCGCCGTCGCGGCAGCGGCGTTCGTCAATCAGGGCGGGTTCGACTACCTCGAGGAGTCCGTCTATCCGCTGCTTCCGTCCGGATTCCGGCCCGAGGGAACCTTCGGGCTCGAGTCTATGGCTGCCGAATACGGACTGCTCGGTGACGCTGCCGTCGCCGGGATCGTTGCCGCATCGGTCGGCTTTCTCGTCCTCGTCGGCTACACAATAAAAGTACTACAGGGCCCGGTCTACCCGCGAGAGGGAGACATCAGGGGCGCAGAGGATCACGAGGACATCGACTTCGAGACGCTCGCGGCCGAAGACATCGACGAGGTCCCGACGCAGGTCTTCCTCGCGATGGACGAGGAGACGGCCCTCGAGTACTCCCGGCAAGCGATGTACGACGACAACCGGGAGAAGGCACAGGCGATCCTCGATCGGTACGACGGGCTCGAGGAACAGCGGCAAGCGAACGCCAGCGAGGGAGACAGCGCGGACGGTGCGGCCGGCGCAGCGGGCGGAAGCGCGGCCGCGTCCGGTGGCGAGGACGAAGAGAGCCTCTTCTCGAGTACGGCCGCCGGAATGCTCGATCCCTTTACGGAGGAGGAGACGACCGAGGAGGATATCGGCGGCTACGCCTACGATCTCGCGTTCATCGTAGACAGCCTGACCTCGAAGACGATCTACATCGTGGGCGTCTTCATGGCCGTCCTCGGTGGCACGTTCCTCGCGCTCTACCAGGGCGGGTTCGGTATCATCCTCGCCCAGTTCGTCGACCGCGTCCCGCCGGAGGTTTTGGACGAGGTCACCGAGGGATCGGTCGAGACGGGCGAGGTAACGCCTGAACTGATCGGCGAACTCGGGTTGGTCATCGCCTTACACCCCGTCGAGGTGCTGATCTTCATGGTGAAGGTGAGTACGATACTGGCCTTCATCGCCATCGCCCCGATGATCATGTACTGGGGATGGCCAGCAGCCAAGGAGCGTGGCCTCGTTCGCGGCGACCCGCGAGTGTTCCTCGTCTGGGGCGGCGGGCTCTTCGCCGGCTTCGGCGTCGGACTGTTCCTCGGCTTCTACTGGATCGCCCCGATGGTCATCTCGTATCTCATCACCGACGCCGTCCAGAACGGGATGGTCGTCACCTACCGGATCAACAGCTTCTCGTGGCTGGTGATCTACACCACCCTCGGCGTCGGCTTCCTGTTCAACATCATCGTCACGATGGCGCTGTTCCACATCGGTGGCATCGTCAGCTACCGGACGATGCTCAAGCGCTGGCGACCGATCGTCGTCGGGATCTTCACGGCCGCTGCCTTCCTTAGCCCGAAAGGCATCCTCACGATGTTGCTGGTCGCGATTCCGATCGCCCTGACCTACATGCTGGGGCTGGCCGTCCTCTACGTGCTCACCGGCGGTGGCCGGCTGTTCGGCGGTGGCGGCGGGAAGAGCGCACCCGAACCGGAATCGGATGCCGGCGCGGCGGAGTGA
- a CDS encoding YciE/YciF ferroxidase family protein, producing MNVETLEDLFGYQLQRAYYVERTQVELLAEMAANTSDDDLADRLATHREQTEEHVVRLEGLFEALGRQPRASRTRTADGVAESWRQHEESPEAIPTALEIALISERLEIRTYESLLTLAGRLAYAEDIVEPLEAILEEERATLDALEAIETERSVLELVAADETYSSH from the coding sequence ATGAACGTCGAAACGCTCGAAGATCTGTTCGGCTATCAGCTCCAGCGCGCGTACTACGTCGAACGAACGCAGGTCGAACTGCTGGCCGAAATGGCGGCGAATACGTCTGACGACGACCTCGCCGACCGGCTCGCGACCCACCGCGAGCAGACCGAAGAGCACGTCGTCCGGCTCGAGGGCCTCTTCGAGGCGCTCGGCCGACAGCCACGCGCGAGTCGAACGCGAACCGCCGACGGCGTGGCTGAATCGTGGCGACAGCACGAGGAGTCGCCGGAGGCCATCCCGACCGCCCTCGAGATCGCCCTCATCTCGGAGCGCCTCGAGATCAGGACCTACGAGTCGCTGCTCACCCTCGCCGGTCGACTCGCTTACGCCGAGGATATCGTCGAACCGCTCGAGGCGATTCTCGAGGAGGAGCGAGCCACCCTCGACGCGCTCGAAGCGATCGAAACCGAGCGCTCGGTGCTGGAACTGGTCGCCGCCGACGAGACGTATAGTAGCCACTGA
- the larE gene encoding ATP-dependent sacrificial sulfur transferase LarE produces MTTVEAKLESARADLADRDGVLVAFSGGVDSSVVAALAHDALGENAVACTARSETLPEAELEDARRVAEEIGIRHEIVAFSELESDAFVENDDDRCYHCRTMRLGEMLETAREFDIETVCDGTNADDPGAGHRPGLQAVDELEVHSPLLAHDISKGEVRAIAEQYGLSVADKPSMACLSSRIPTGLEVTEERLTRVERAEALLRQWGFDQFRVRDHDGLARIEVAPDELERALQMEFVETVRDELEGLGFDHVTLDLHGYRTGSVSPAADTADSDGESATDEPLVDDVFAAESRTDD; encoded by the coding sequence ATGACAACGGTCGAGGCGAAACTCGAGTCCGCCCGCGCGGATCTCGCGGATCGGGACGGGGTACTCGTCGCCTTCTCCGGCGGAGTGGACTCGAGCGTCGTGGCCGCACTCGCTCACGACGCCCTCGGTGAGAACGCGGTCGCCTGTACCGCAAGGAGCGAGACGCTCCCCGAGGCCGAACTCGAGGACGCCAGACGGGTCGCCGAGGAAATCGGCATCCGCCACGAGATCGTCGCCTTCTCCGAACTCGAGAGCGACGCCTTCGTCGAGAACGACGACGATCGCTGCTATCACTGCCGGACGATGCGCCTCGGTGAGATGCTCGAGACGGCCCGCGAGTTCGACATCGAGACCGTCTGCGACGGCACCAATGCGGACGATCCCGGCGCGGGCCACCGACCCGGACTCCAGGCGGTCGACGAACTCGAGGTTCACTCGCCGCTGCTGGCACACGACATCTCGAAGGGTGAGGTACGCGCGATCGCCGAGCAGTACGGCCTGTCGGTCGCCGACAAACCCTCGATGGCCTGTCTCTCCTCGCGCATTCCCACGGGGCTCGAGGTGACCGAGGAGCGACTCACCCGCGTCGAGCGCGCCGAAGCGCTGCTCCGGCAGTGGGGATTCGACCAGTTCCGCGTCCGCGACCACGACGGCCTCGCGCGTATCGAGGTCGCTCCCGACGAACTCGAGCGGGCGCTCCAGATGGAGTTCGTCGAAACGGTTCGCGACGAACTCGAAGGGCTTGGGTTCGACCACGTGACGCTGGACCTCCACGGCTACCGGACTGGAAGCGTGAGTCCGGCGGCCGACACCGCCGACAGCGATGGCGAGTCCGCGACGGACGAGCCACTCGTCGACGACGTCTTCGCCGCGGAGTCGCGGACGGACGACTGA